A single genomic interval of Clostridia bacterium harbors:
- a CDS encoding YvrJ family protein: MEELWLQVGNVGFPMAVAIYLLVRVEKKLDDLTMAINSLGETLRRHGV, encoded by the coding sequence ATGGAAGAACTCTGGCTGCAGGTCGGCAACGTCGGCTTTCCCATGGCGGTGGCCATTTACTTACTGGTCCGGGTGGAAAAGAAACTCGACGACCTGACCATGGCCATCAATTCCCTGGGGGAAACCCTCCGGCGGCATGGGGTTTAA